A window of Heptranchias perlo isolate sHepPer1 chromosome 27, sHepPer1.hap1, whole genome shotgun sequence contains these coding sequences:
- the LOC137344516 gene encoding protein BTG2-like, with translation MSMEIAAAVGFVSRLLRNTGLVSPGQLQIFNHSLQDALAEHYRHHWFPDKPSKGSGYRCIRINHKMDPLIGKAANRIGFSSDQLYRLLPSELTLWVDPYEVSYRIGEDGSICVLYEAPPANNRGMLTCKNELIMGRTSPPKNYWMTVSS, from the exons ATGAGCATGGAGATCGCGGCCGCTGTGGGCTTTGTCAGCAGGCTGCTGCGGAACACGGGCTTGGTGAGCCCGGGACAGCTGCAAATCTTCAACCACTCGCTGCAAGACGCGCTGGCAG AGCACTACAGACATCATTGgttcccagacaaaccgtccaaAGGATCGGGTTACCGCTGTATCCGAATAAATCACAAAATGGACCCCTTGATTGGAAAAGCTGCCAACAGAATAGGGTTTAGCAGTGATCAGCTCTACAGACTCCTTCCCAGTGAGCTGACTCTGTGGGTAGACCCATATGAGGTCTCTTACCGCATAGGTGAAGATGGTTCCATATGTGTCCTGTATGAAGCGCCGCCAGCAAATAACCGGGGAATGCTAACCTGTAAAAATGAGCTAATCATGGGCAGGACCAGTCCTCCCAAAAACTACTGGATGACAGTTTCGAGCTGA